The DNA window TTTGAAGGATCTTGAAGGTGAATCCGTTGATTTGGGAGTCTGGCTCCAATGGTATGCCTTTGATGTGATCGGAGCAATCACTTTCCAGCGCCGGTTTGGCTTCATGGAGACCCGCCAGGATTTCAAGGGCATGATCGCCGATATTGAAATGGTCCTTCAGTATGCAGGCACCATTGGCCAGGTGCCTGCCCTCCACCCATGGCTTGTGGGCAACCTCTGGCTATCGAAGTTTTTGGCTGCACAGCCGTTTGTGAAAGTTCCAGATCCTTTGAGGACTATTGTTCAGGTAAGTACCCTGTTCTTTAGGGTATGGCTGAGCAATCTAATGAAGTATTAATTGCATGCAGTTTACTCAGCAATGCATTGATGACTATGACAGCGAGCCGGTTGAAATGCACGGCGATCGGCCGGATTTCCTTGCATGGCTTCGaaacgaggagaagaggggCAAGCCAATGCTGAATCGAGATATGATCAATCATCTTAGTAACAATTTGTGAGTTCATGGACACACTCTCAAACCCTATGTTGCCTAACATTCTTACCACCTCCTCAGACTTGCTGGGAGTGATACTACTGCTATCTCACTCCGAGCGATCGTTTACTACGTTGTCCAGAATCCGACGGTTTATCGTAAACTTCAAAACGAGATTGACGAAGCCGACCAGGCCGGAAAGTTCTCGGAATATGTCACTTATGCCGAATGTCTTGAATTGGGATACCTGTGAGCATTGGACTCCACTTTCAAGCGCTGTTGGCTAACGTCTCTCCAACCAAATAGCCAAGCAGTAATGAAAGAGGCCATGCGGTGTCATCCCGGGGTTGCCTTTCCCTTGGAGAGAATTGTTCCTGAAGGAGGAACTGAGCTCTGCGGCGTTCATCTCGAAGCGGGTACCATTGTCGGTATCAATCCGGCGGTGATGCACCACGATAAGACAATTTTTGGGGATGACGCCAGTGACTTTCGCCCAGAGCGATGGATCGAATCGAGTGATGAAGAGATGAAGATTATGGATCGCCATCTGATGACCGTCTGTACAATGCTCTCATTCTTTCGCAACCATACTGATATGCCACAGTTTGGATACGGTCCGAGGACGTGCATTGGAAAGAATATCTCTATTATGGAGATGGGGAAACTGATTCCACAACTAATGCGGCACTTCGAGATTGAGTGGGCATCTGAAGACCCGACATGGCGGGTTCAGACATTCTGGTTTGCCAAGCAGCATGGATTAAAGTGCCGGTTTCGATCACGGAAGTGATGTCCTATTTTGGTCGAATCTAGCAAGGAGCATCACATCCAAGTAAGATACACGGTGGCTGAGAAATTGTcattttcctttctttcATGGCCGCCTGCTTTCTGCAAGCATAGCTTTGTAGAACGGCCGACCTGTGATACCGATGATAAAATTAGCACACACGTCCAATGAGTAGTATGTAAAAACTTTGTAGTAGAAATTTTGTGATGAACAGACGACCGAATTTCCAAGAAGGAATGCCAACTTGCCTTTATTAAGGTGAAGCAATCTGTCTTCATATGGGCCCAGTGGCTCCTCCATCAAAATAGCTTTCGGCGGCGTATCTCGCTCAGGCCCAACGTAcacccatccccatcgatgatcttgtACCTTCTCCACAatctcctcttcttcctctgtcCCACCAGAATAGCGAGTATCACGGCGAGATACAACACGCATCCGCTCCAGCTTCCAGTCCTTCAGTGCAGAACATTTATACAGCCCTACATCATCGTATCCAAGACCCTCGAGGGTGAGACGAATCCGCACGCTTCTGTGCACACTTTCGTGAGTATGTGTCAAAAACTCAGGAGTGGAAAGAGCTGTGTTCGGATCAACATAATGGTACATCCCCGGCGTTCGAGTGGTTTTTCCAGCGAGGTGATAGTATCCGGTCTCGGGCTGTACAATTTCACCAAGCCCCCAAGGTCGAACAGGTCTGTGTTCATTATAGACGGAGGAAACGGCCCACTGGCTCCACGGCTTGTGTTTGGAGCTGGTTTGTGATTTTTGAGGGTGGGGATGACTGAAGAAGTAGCGGACACTTTGTTGAAAGATCCGATCGATAGTATCGTCCTCGAAGGCCACGCCAATTGATGTTAGTTGGTCCATCATCCAGGCCATGGCTATATTGGCCAGTTCCTGGTCTGGAAGCCCACCCCCCACATTGGAATGGGCTCCAAGGAACCAGACCTGCCGTAGATCGGTGCGAACGTTGCGAGGTCGGTTCCAAACACATGGAGCAAATGATGtgcgatcttcttccaaaGCAAGGGCTTGAAAGGCGTACTCGATTCCGTTCGATAGTGATGTGTCGTAGAATTTGCATTCTTTTGTAGAGCGAGGTATCTTGAGTTTGTTGCTCAAGTTGGTGTCCGGGATGCCTAGGCTTCCAACCGTTTCCCAGACCGCAACACAGCGAATCTTGATGCGACGTCCATCTGGGTCGTACAGTCGCGTGAgatcctcttcttccaggcgATGCCTGTACTCCCGTTTGTCTCTGGGTTTGCCGGGGAATGGTGTGGTCGGGAATTCATCCTTGTACCGAGGGTTTCGTATGTTCTCTATGTCTTTGAAGATTGGATAGAGGAGTTCCATTCCTTTGTTATTGAGCAGCCCAATCTCGGTTATGAGACCCTAAAACCATAAATTTTCAATGACCGAAACCTTTTTTAAAGAACGGCTATGCTCACTGCCACACTACGCGCAGTGAATGCACCGCGAGAGAAGCCCACTATGATAATATCATCGCCAGGTTCGTAATTGGTTGCAGCGAAACTATACGCTTCCCGAATATTCTGTCATCTCGTAGTTAGAAATTTGCCTCCCCCTTTCCGTCACCTCAACAAGTATGATCTCAACGCACCTCAGAAACTCCAGAACCAAAAACTCCGCCCGCAATCTCATCAGTGATGTTCCCAGTGGTTCCAACACCAGGATGATAGTACATGACCTGGTTCTTCCCATTCGCGTCCCGTTTCTTCAGGGACCGATAGACGCGCGTCACATTTGTAGGCACCTGAAGAGTGGCATCCGGCTGGCCAAGGGTCGGCCGGTTATATCCCTTGTCGCTGTTGACCCACGTGCCATCTAGACATAGGATGATGCGTTTTCCTTTTGGCATTGTATGTGTACGCCTTGACCTGGTTGGCAACAAGCACTTGTCTATTAGACCCATGGAAAGACACACGGAAGAGAGGGGCTCGTCAATGAGATCCGACTAGGCCAGTTTAGGATTAGCGTGGTTGCTACAGGAGTTCCCAGTCCTTGACGACTGACAGAGCCTAGCCCGGCAAAGATGGAACTTCAACACCTTCAGTTTTCCCCGCGCTTTGTAGATACTGCATTGCATAGAAGGGCCATTGCGCCTGAAAACTTCCACGCTTGGATTCGTTGTTAATATTGATCTGTCTAAGAGAATAAAAAGTGATCACTACATGACAACATAGAAGAGACGCTAAGTGTGGTGCCATCGTACGGGCTTTCCTCCTATTCGACTTGAATACATCATGCATAGTTGCCCATAGTTGCCCAACTCCAAGTAGTGCGAAAGTGTCTTCTGATGGGAGAGATAGTGAAGCATAAAGGCCGCATGGGTCCAACTGAACGCTGGGAGCATGACGATCATAGAACAGCCATGGCTCGTTCAAATTCCTCCGGGAGGCGGATGTAGCCGTAGAAACGGCCTTCCCGGTCGTGCTTGTGGCGCAGATTCTCCAGCTTCGAGAAGTTGCGCATCTTCATGAACATG is part of the Penicillium psychrofluorescens genome assembly, chromosome: 4 genome and encodes:
- a CDS encoding uncharacterized protein (ID:PFLUO_007268-T1.cds;~source:funannotate), which encodes MNKIMPSMFTVRDPIQHQALRRPVAQKFSMSSIKALEPFADECTKILVDSLKDLEGESVDLGVWLQWYAFDVIGAITFQRRFGFMETRQDFKGMIADIEMVLQYAGTIGQVPALHPWLVGNLWLSKFLAAQPFVKVPDPLRTIVQFTQQCIDDYDSEPVEMHGDRPDFLAWLRNEEKRGKPMLNRDMINHLSNNLLAGSDTTAISLRAIVYYVVQNPTVYRKLQNEIDEADQAGKFSEYVTYAECLELGYL